One genomic segment of Natrialbaceae archaeon AArc-T1-2 includes these proteins:
- a CDS encoding methyltransferase domain-containing protein yields MYLLELGGDDDAFAAFEARNAVTGCSLIAPGLAVARAVVPGRARGLAYTHRVSELVGRTDADVERARATLEAATVETDREGSVAVRATDVHGSSGVDTQRAERVLGRVLVERGFEVDLEEPDHVLRAAFSEGKVSETGPRSTTEGDEPTDERVSVCALGWLEVESVRDFGTRSPTDKPFFQPGSMDPLLARAVANVAGAGPGRTILDPMCGTGGVLVEAGLVGADVVGIDAQEKMVDGACENLGHYLEGDSPVGLPTGEWHVGRGDATRLPLADDAVDAVVFDAPYGRQSKIEQHRLEDLVAGALGETRRVASRAVVVADRTWADAAETAGWELEATFERRVHRSLTRYVMVLTHS; encoded by the coding sequence GTGTACCTGCTCGAACTCGGTGGTGACGACGACGCGTTCGCGGCCTTCGAGGCTCGCAACGCTGTGACTGGCTGCTCCCTGATCGCACCGGGGCTGGCAGTTGCACGAGCCGTCGTTCCCGGTCGTGCTCGCGGACTGGCGTACACCCACCGCGTGAGCGAACTCGTCGGTCGGACCGACGCCGACGTCGAGCGTGCCCGGGCGACGCTCGAGGCCGCGACGGTCGAGACCGACCGCGAGGGATCGGTCGCGGTGCGTGCGACCGACGTCCACGGCTCGAGCGGCGTCGATACCCAGCGGGCAGAGCGCGTCCTGGGACGCGTCCTGGTCGAACGGGGATTCGAAGTCGACCTCGAGGAGCCCGATCACGTCCTCCGGGCTGCCTTTTCGGAAGGGAAAGTAAGCGAAACCGGGCCGCGGTCGACGACCGAGGGAGACGAGCCGACGGACGAACGCGTCTCGGTCTGTGCGCTCGGCTGGCTCGAGGTCGAAAGCGTCAGAGATTTCGGAACGCGCAGCCCGACGGACAAGCCCTTCTTCCAGCCCGGCAGCATGGATCCGCTGCTCGCGCGAGCCGTCGCGAACGTCGCCGGTGCGGGTCCCGGCCGGACGATCCTCGATCCGATGTGTGGCACCGGCGGCGTCCTCGTCGAGGCGGGGCTCGTCGGTGCGGACGTCGTCGGAATCGACGCCCAGGAAAAGATGGTCGACGGTGCCTGCGAGAACCTCGGACACTACCTCGAGGGCGACTCGCCCGTCGGCCTCCCGACCGGCGAGTGGCACGTCGGTCGCGGCGACGCCACCCGGTTGCCGCTCGCTGACGACGCGGTCGACGCAGTCGTCTTCGATGCACCCTACGGACGCCAGTCGAAGATCGAGCAACACCGACTCGAGGACCTCGTCGCCGGTGCACTCGGCGAGACACGACGGGTTGCCTCTCGCGCCGTCGTCGTCGCCGATCGGACGTGGGCCGACGCGGCGGAAACTGCGGGGTGGGAACTCGAGGCGACGTTCGAGCGACGGGTCCACCGGTCGCTGACGCGGTACGTGATGGTATTAACTCACAGCTGA
- a CDS encoding acetate--CoA ligase: protein MAIDEGPARSSEGRYRPPSSFVRDANVTDRTVYDRFERKWPACWEDAASLLDWSEPYDTVLEDDDAPFFRWFAGGKINAATNCVDRHCAAGRKNQLAIRWVGKRGECRTYTYRDLQREVTAFAAALRELGVEENDVVTIYLPTIPELPIAMLACARIGARHNVVFAGFAPDALVARMNGTDSSALVTCDGFYREETAIDQKRKADAAMHSLGESIPTVIVDRLGDAHALSLDSNQYVYADLVERHEGESVPPVPREATDGLFVIHTSGTTGEPKKLTHATGGYLAGTAWTSRTVFDLEPGDTYLCTADAGWITGHSYMVYGPLALGTTVLLYEGTLRYPDRHRPWELIERHAVDVFYTSPGTIRTFMKWGKEYPKEHDLSSLRLLGTVGEPIGPDTWEWFYTHVGNEACPIVDTWWQTETGSVLLSTLPAVSAMEPGSVGQPLPGIDARVVDDDGDPVDPGETGYLTISRPWPSMARSDDAETFREEYFAQFSDPDDGDWVYFTGDLARLDENGYVSIVGRVDDVLTGGEYRLGRAELEAAVMAVDGITEAAVVDGPDDRGGLSVFVTAEQGREDPDALREAVDTAIERRVGRFACPSEVFFTPELPETHSGKTMYRVLESVVADERLEGTEILRNPEIVGELATAQQK, encoded by the coding sequence ATGGCCATCGACGAGGGACCCGCACGGTCGAGCGAGGGCCGATACCGGCCACCGTCCTCGTTCGTCCGTGACGCGAACGTGACCGATCGGACCGTCTACGACCGCTTCGAGCGGAAGTGGCCGGCCTGCTGGGAGGACGCTGCGTCGTTGCTCGATTGGAGCGAACCGTACGATACTGTCCTCGAGGACGACGACGCACCGTTCTTCCGGTGGTTCGCCGGCGGAAAGATAAACGCCGCGACGAACTGTGTCGATCGCCACTGCGCGGCGGGACGAAAGAACCAGCTCGCGATCAGGTGGGTCGGCAAGCGCGGCGAGTGTCGGACATACACCTACCGCGACCTGCAACGAGAGGTAACGGCGTTCGCCGCAGCGCTCCGGGAATTAGGCGTCGAAGAGAACGACGTCGTGACGATCTATCTGCCGACGATCCCGGAGCTGCCGATCGCGATGCTCGCGTGTGCACGCATCGGTGCTCGCCACAACGTCGTCTTCGCCGGGTTCGCACCGGACGCGCTCGTCGCCCGGATGAACGGGACCGACTCGAGCGCGCTCGTGACCTGTGACGGCTTCTACCGCGAGGAGACGGCGATCGACCAGAAGCGCAAGGCCGACGCCGCGATGCACTCGCTCGGTGAGTCGATCCCGACCGTGATCGTCGACCGGCTGGGGGACGCTCACGCCCTCTCGCTCGATTCGAATCAGTACGTCTACGCTGATCTCGTCGAACGTCACGAGGGCGAGTCGGTACCGCCGGTACCCCGCGAGGCCACCGACGGGCTCTTCGTCATCCACACCTCGGGCACGACCGGCGAGCCGAAGAAACTCACCCACGCCACCGGCGGCTACCTCGCCGGAACGGCCTGGACGAGTCGGACCGTCTTCGACCTCGAGCCCGGCGACACCTACCTGTGTACCGCCGACGCTGGCTGGATTACGGGCCACTCCTACATGGTCTACGGGCCGCTCGCGCTCGGGACGACGGTGTTGTTGTACGAGGGGACGCTCCGGTATCCGGACCGACACCGCCCGTGGGAACTGATCGAGCGCCACGCCGTCGACGTCTTCTACACCAGTCCGGGAACGATCCGGACGTTCATGAAGTGGGGCAAAGAGTACCCCAAAGAACACGACCTCTCCTCGCTACGACTGCTCGGAACCGTCGGCGAACCGATCGGCCCGGATACCTGGGAGTGGTTCTACACCCACGTCGGCAACGAAGCGTGTCCGATCGTCGATACGTGGTGGCAAACCGAAACCGGCAGCGTCTTGCTCTCGACGCTGCCCGCCGTCTCGGCGATGGAGCCCGGCTCGGTCGGACAGCCGTTGCCCGGGATCGACGCCCGCGTCGTCGACGACGACGGCGATCCGGTCGACCCCGGCGAGACGGGGTATCTGACCATCTCGCGGCCCTGGCCGTCGATGGCTCGCTCCGACGACGCCGAGACGTTTCGCGAGGAGTACTTCGCGCAGTTTTCCGATCCCGACGACGGCGACTGGGTGTACTTTACGGGTGATCTGGCCAGACTCGACGAGAACGGCTACGTCTCGATCGTCGGTCGGGTCGACGACGTCCTCACGGGTGGGGAGTATCGCCTCGGCCGGGCGGAACTCGAGGCTGCGGTGATGGCCGTCGACGGAATCACCGAAGCCGCCGTCGTCGACGGTCCCGACGACCGGGGCGGGCTCTCGGTGTTCGTCACCGCCGAACAGGGTCGGGAAGACCCCGACGCGCTCCGGGAGGCGGTTGATACGGCCATCGAACGCCGCGTCGGCCGGTTCGCCTGTCCGTCGGAAGTCTTTTTCACGCCCGAGCTACCCGAGACTCACTCCGGCAAGACGATGTATCGCGTCCTCGAGTCCGTCGTCGCCGACGAACGCCTCGAGGGCACCGAGATCCTTCGCAATCCCGAGATCGTCGGCGAGCTAGCGACCGCTCAGCAGAAGTGA
- the glmU gene encoding bifunctional sugar-1-phosphate nucleotidylyltransferase/acetyltransferase, producing the protein MKAVVLAAGEGTRIRPLSASLPKPMLPVADRPLVAHTVDAAIEAGADEVVLVVGYEAAAVREYFGDGYRDVPISYAVQGEQAGTAHAVNAARDRLDGPFAVLNGDNLYDPDAVARLFESGPAVCAIPVDEPRNYGVLSTADETVTDIVEKPSDPPTNLANAGAYAFPAEAREWLEVPPSERGEHEITDVLARVIEEYAVTPVTLERWMDVGRPWELLEANEWKLADLEGRVDGDVAADTVLDGDVVVEEGATVRSGVVIEGPALVRTGATVGPNAYVRGATLIGEGAKVGHAVEVKNSVLSAGATVGHLSYVGDSVLGRDVNFGAGTTVANLRHDDADVRFSVKGERVSTGRRKFGVVAGDGVKTGINTSLTQGLKLESGATTRPDETVERDR; encoded by the coding sequence ATGAAAGCCGTCGTTCTCGCAGCAGGCGAAGGGACGCGCATTCGACCGCTGTCAGCCTCGCTCCCGAAGCCGATGCTTCCCGTCGCCGACCGCCCGCTCGTTGCCCACACCGTCGACGCGGCGATCGAGGCCGGTGCCGACGAGGTCGTGCTCGTGGTCGGCTACGAGGCAGCTGCCGTCCGGGAGTACTTCGGCGACGGGTATCGTGACGTCCCGATCAGCTACGCAGTCCAGGGAGAACAGGCGGGAACTGCTCACGCGGTAAATGCTGCTCGCGACCGTCTCGACGGGCCGTTTGCGGTGCTCAACGGCGACAATCTGTACGATCCCGACGCGGTCGCTCGCCTGTTCGAGTCGGGACCGGCCGTCTGCGCCATCCCCGTCGACGAGCCACGCAACTACGGGGTCCTCAGCACGGCCGACGAGACGGTCACCGACATCGTCGAAAAGCCGTCCGATCCGCCGACGAACCTCGCCAACGCCGGGGCCTACGCCTTCCCCGCCGAGGCCCGCGAGTGGCTCGAGGTTCCGCCGAGTGAACGCGGCGAACACGAGATCACCGACGTGCTCGCACGGGTAATCGAGGAGTACGCCGTCACGCCGGTCACGCTCGAGCGCTGGATGGACGTCGGCCGCCCGTGGGAACTGCTCGAGGCGAACGAGTGGAAACTCGCCGATCTCGAAGGACGGGTCGACGGCGACGTGGCCGCGGACACGGTTCTCGACGGAGACGTCGTCGTCGAGGAGGGTGCGACTGTCCGTTCGGGCGTCGTGATCGAGGGACCGGCGTTGGTCCGGACGGGTGCGACCGTCGGACCGAACGCCTACGTTCGGGGAGCGACCCTGATAGGCGAGGGTGCGAAAGTCGGTCACGCCGTCGAGGTGAAAAACAGCGTCCTCTCGGCGGGTGCGACCGTCGGCCATCTCTCGTACGTCGGCGACAGCGTGCTCGGCCGGGACGTCAACTTCGGGGCGGGAACGACGGTGGCGAACCTCCGTCACGACGATGCGGACGTCCGCTTTTCTGTCAAGGGCGAGCGCGTCTCGACCGGCCGGCGCAAGTTCGGCGTCGTCGCCGGCGACGGCGTCAAGACGGGGATCAACACCAGCCTGACTCAAGGCCTCAAACTCGAGTCAGGCGCTACGACCCGTCCTGACGAGACGGTCGAGCGAGATCGCTGA
- a CDS encoding MarR family transcriptional regulator, with product MQTSDQKPDTTADASVDDLPPSAKLVYKVLEYEGAMTQDEITTESRLCARTVRYALGQLERNDLVESRVSLEDARQSVYRLPK from the coding sequence ATGCAGACGTCCGATCAGAAACCCGATACGACCGCCGACGCGAGCGTCGACGACCTCCCACCGAGCGCGAAACTCGTCTACAAAGTCCTCGAGTACGAGGGCGCGATGACCCAAGACGAGATCACGACCGAGTCGCGACTCTGTGCGCGGACCGTCCGGTACGCGCTCGGCCAGCTCGAGCGAAACGACCTCGTAGAGAGTCGCGTCAGCCTCGAAGACGCTCGCCAGTCGGTGTATCGACTCCCAAAGTGA
- a CDS encoding stage II sporulation protein M codes for MDDTFSGDDRRPPGERARRGSATGALGAAWDEHRLYVYFAGGLFAVGVAIGAAMLAAGIDLTELFAEMLAEEFSEEFAEEDLATEEPDFTATFFIVQNTPPFLMAIVGAVTLGTVTALIMIVNGILVGNLAAAVGSDLGYGPTIALLAPHGIFELPALFVAAGVGFRLLHRAIQRILGSREALFTRAYLYRTGLLVVVAWLVLVLAAFIEAYLTLPIAEALFPDQLENGAG; via the coding sequence ATGGACGATACGTTTTCCGGCGACGATCGGCGACCGCCGGGCGAACGCGCTCGACGTGGCTCGGCAACCGGAGCGCTCGGCGCGGCGTGGGACGAACACCGCCTCTACGTCTACTTTGCTGGCGGGCTGTTCGCTGTCGGCGTCGCCATCGGTGCCGCGATGCTCGCCGCCGGCATCGACCTGACGGAGCTGTTCGCTGAGATGCTCGCCGAGGAGTTCTCGGAGGAGTTCGCCGAGGAAGACCTCGCTACGGAGGAACCCGACTTCACGGCGACGTTTTTCATCGTCCAGAACACGCCGCCGTTTCTGATGGCGATCGTCGGGGCGGTTACCCTGGGAACGGTGACGGCGCTTATCATGATCGTAAACGGCATTCTCGTGGGGAACCTCGCGGCCGCGGTTGGCTCCGACCTGGGCTATGGCCCCACGATCGCGTTGCTTGCGCCCCACGGCATCTTCGAACTGCCGGCGCTGTTCGTCGCCGCCGGCGTGGGCTTTCGGCTGCTCCACCGGGCCATCCAGCGGATCCTCGGTTCGCGCGAGGCGTTGTTTACGCGGGCGTATCTCTACCGGACCGGCCTGCTCGTCGTCGTCGCCTGGCTCGTGCTCGTGCTCGCGGCGTTCATCGAGGCCTACCTGACGCTGCCGATTGCCGAGGCGTTGTTCCCCGACCAACTCGAGAACGGAGCGGGGTGA
- a CDS encoding TATA-box-binding protein codes for MTDPKETINIENVVASTGIGQELDLQSVAMDLEGADYDPEQFPGLVYRTQNPKSAALIFRSGKIVCTGAKSTDDVHESLRIVFDKLRELEIQVNEDPEIVVQNIVTSADLGRNLNLNAIAIGLGLENIEYEPEQFPGLVYRLDEPEVVALLFGSGKLVITGGKKPEDAEHAVDKIVSRLEDLGLLE; via the coding sequence ATGACGGACCCGAAGGAGACTATCAACATCGAAAACGTGGTGGCGTCGACCGGCATCGGACAAGAACTCGACCTTCAAAGCGTCGCGATGGACCTAGAGGGCGCAGATTACGATCCCGAGCAGTTCCCCGGGCTCGTCTATCGAACCCAGAACCCCAAATCGGCCGCGCTCATCTTCCGGTCGGGCAAGATCGTCTGTACCGGCGCGAAAAGCACCGACGACGTCCACGAGAGTCTACGCATCGTCTTCGACAAACTCCGCGAACTCGAGATTCAGGTCAACGAAGATCCCGAGATCGTCGTCCAGAACATCGTGACCTCGGCCGACCTGGGCCGCAATCTCAACCTGAACGCGATCGCCATTGGACTGGGACTCGAAAACATCGAGTACGAGCCAGAGCAGTTCCCCGGACTCGTCTACCGGCTCGACGAACCCGAAGTCGTCGCCCTGTTGTTCGGCTCCGGCAAGCTCGTTATCACCGGCGGCAAGAAACCCGAAGACGCCGAACACGCCGTCGACAAGATCGTCTCGCGACTCGAGGATCTGGGCCTGCTCGAGTAA
- the glmM gene encoding phosphoglucosamine mutase: MFGTSGVRGTVGDDVTAELALSIGRAVGSDGYERVVVGRDVRESGALLCDALTAGLRECGTDVLEVGVASTPTIARSIEPLEADAGVVITASHNPATDNGVKLWTPSGKAFGPKRRESIARRVETADYDLQPWDGLGWRRRESGVLDRHVRSLRKAVSIDDPPSVVVDVGNGAGGITARALSELGCDVRTLNGQEDGAFPGRPSEPTRETLGTLAAVVANTGADLGVAHDGDADRMMAVDDTGTFVPKDVLLALFAREAAREGEGDRVAAPVDTSLAVDDAVASVGASLVRTRVGDVYVAERATDDDVVFGGEPSGAWIWPSETLCPDGPLAACKLVERVAERGPLSELVDTVETYPIRRTSIEVADKDTVMDRVRERVADRYDEVDGLDGVRVDAGDGWFLLRASGTEPLVRVTAEAREGDRADELYEEATGVVDTARS; the protein is encoded by the coding sequence ATGTTCGGAACGAGCGGCGTCCGTGGCACCGTCGGCGACGACGTGACAGCGGAACTCGCCCTGTCGATCGGTCGTGCCGTCGGAAGCGACGGCTACGAACGCGTCGTCGTCGGTCGCGACGTCCGCGAAAGCGGTGCGCTCTTGTGTGACGCCCTCACTGCGGGCTTGCGGGAGTGTGGAACGGACGTCCTCGAGGTCGGCGTCGCGTCGACGCCGACGATCGCGCGTTCGATCGAGCCCCTCGAGGCTGACGCCGGCGTCGTGATCACGGCGTCGCACAACCCGGCGACGGACAACGGCGTCAAGCTCTGGACGCCGTCGGGAAAGGCGTTCGGACCGAAGCGACGGGAATCGATCGCTCGGCGAGTCGAGACGGCCGACTACGACTTGCAGCCCTGGGACGGGCTGGGTTGGCGTCGTCGTGAAAGCGGTGTGCTCGACCGTCACGTCCGGTCGCTCCGGAAGGCGGTATCGATCGACGATCCGCCGAGCGTCGTCGTCGACGTCGGCAACGGCGCAGGCGGAATCACCGCACGCGCGCTCTCGGAACTGGGCTGTGACGTTCGGACGCTGAACGGACAGGAAGACGGTGCGTTCCCCGGCCGGCCGAGCGAGCCCACCCGGGAGACGCTCGGGACGCTCGCGGCTGTCGTCGCGAACACGGGAGCCGACCTCGGCGTTGCCCACGACGGCGACGCGGACCGGATGATGGCCGTCGACGACACCGGTACCTTCGTGCCGAAAGACGTTCTGCTCGCGCTGTTCGCTCGCGAGGCTGCACGCGAGGGTGAGGGTGACCGGGTAGCTGCCCCGGTCGACACGAGTCTCGCCGTCGACGACGCGGTAGCTTCGGTCGGTGCGTCCCTGGTCCGGACTCGAGTCGGGGACGTCTACGTCGCCGAACGGGCCACCGACGACGACGTCGTCTTCGGTGGTGAGCCAAGCGGCGCCTGGATCTGGCCGTCGGAGACGCTGTGCCCGGACGGACCGCTTGCCGCATGCAAGCTCGTCGAGCGCGTCGCCGAGCGTGGACCGCTGTCAGAGCTCGTAGACACCGTCGAGACGTATCCGATCCGACGGACATCGATCGAAGTCGCCGACAAAGACACCGTTATGGACCGCGTTCGCGAGCGCGTCGCCGACCGGTACGACGAGGTCGACGGCTTAGACGGCGTCCGGGTCGACGCCGGCGACGGCTGGTTCCTGCTTCGAGCCAGCGGCACCGAACCGCTCGTACGCGTCACGGCGGAGGCACGCGAAGGCGATCGGGCCGACGAACTCTACGAGGAGGCGACGGGAGTCGTCGACACAGCGCGGTCCTGA
- a CDS encoding DUF7563 family protein, with protein sequence MSTDPSDAKWTPLESDRQTASPRCVTCGNQVTRQFARVFGDNRDVVHACPDCSTYREMKTSDFIPEERR encoded by the coding sequence ATGTCGACGGATCCATCCGACGCGAAGTGGACTCCGCTGGAATCGGATCGCCAGACTGCCTCTCCCCGCTGTGTAACCTGTGGAAACCAGGTCACACGCCAGTTTGCCCGGGTCTTTGGGGACAACCGCGACGTCGTCCACGCCTGTCCCGACTGCTCGACGTACCGCGAGATGAAGACGTCGGACTTTATCCCCGAGGAACGCCGCTAA
- a CDS encoding heavy metal translocating P-type ATPase, with translation MGTRRAHVEITGMSCSTCSGAVEDAVEELEGVTEANANYATDEGTVAYDPGETSLLDIYEAIESAGYEAVAETRTVAVMGMSCATCSEAVGDAVEDVPGVVSADVNFASDDARITYNPVDASISEIYDAIEAAGYEPVREESEDGGESERERAIEAELARQRRLVIVGGLLTLPFAPIMFAMFDLVTLPASVFGIGLGWIEFVLATALMATLGKEFIVGAYRAFVHDRRANMDTLVAMGTSAGYVYSTAVLGGLIASEGLYFEAVAFILWFITLGNWLEVRSKARAGDALRELLRMEADEATVVRDGEEQQVPLEDVQVGDVLKVRPGEKIPTDGIVREGQSAVDESMLTGESVPVEKGEGDEVVGSTINENGVLLVEATKVGSETAIQQIVERVKEAQSRQPEIQRLVDKVSAYFVPAVIANAVFWALVWLAFPAQLAGFVDALPHWGMVGGGPEVAHPVGDAGVPVVEFSVVVLASALLIACPCALGLATPAATMVGSTLSATNGVLFKGGDVLEQVRGIDTVVFDKTGTLTHGEMTLTDVVTLEPTADGGVVPDGGILTERAESLEEFVIGAAATAESGSEHPIAQAIVEGATERGVELGEVREFENVPGHGIRAETDRGTVVIGRRKLLAEEGIDPEPAEEPLERLEREGKTAMPVAVDGTLVGVLAVADEVRESATETVSALRERDVEVVMLTGDNERTARAVAREVGIDVGNVRAEVLPEDKADHVDALQEDGSRVMMVGDGVNDAPALTAAQVGVAIGSGTDVALESADVTLMRDDPADVLKAVRISEATISKVRQNLFWAFIYNATLIPIASLGLLNPALAGLAMATSSVSVMTNSLVFAKYDPHEDYRLAVLKPLSWLRS, from the coding sequence ATGGGAACCAGACGGGCGCACGTCGAGATCACGGGGATGTCGTGTTCGACCTGCTCGGGGGCCGTCGAGGACGCGGTAGAAGAACTCGAGGGCGTCACGGAAGCGAACGCGAACTACGCGACCGACGAGGGAACCGTCGCGTACGACCCTGGGGAGACGTCACTGCTCGACATCTACGAAGCGATCGAGAGCGCAGGCTACGAGGCGGTCGCGGAGACGCGGACCGTTGCCGTGATGGGAATGTCGTGTGCGACCTGTTCGGAGGCGGTCGGAGACGCCGTCGAGGACGTCCCCGGCGTCGTCAGTGCGGACGTAAACTTCGCCTCGGACGACGCACGGATCACGTACAACCCGGTCGATGCCTCGATCTCTGAGATCTACGACGCGATCGAGGCAGCTGGCTACGAGCCCGTCCGCGAGGAAAGCGAGGACGGCGGCGAAAGCGAGCGTGAACGGGCGATCGAGGCCGAACTCGCCCGCCAGCGCCGACTGGTGATCGTCGGCGGCCTCCTGACGCTGCCGTTCGCCCCGATCATGTTCGCGATGTTCGATCTCGTCACGTTGCCCGCGTCCGTCTTCGGAATCGGACTCGGCTGGATCGAGTTCGTCCTCGCGACGGCCCTGATGGCGACGCTCGGCAAGGAGTTTATCGTCGGCGCTTACCGTGCGTTCGTCCACGATCGACGGGCGAACATGGATACGCTCGTCGCGATGGGCACGTCGGCAGGCTACGTCTACAGTACCGCGGTACTCGGCGGGCTGATCGCGAGCGAGGGGCTGTACTTCGAGGCCGTCGCGTTCATCCTCTGGTTTATCACGCTCGGCAACTGGCTCGAGGTCCGCTCGAAGGCTCGGGCCGGCGACGCCCTGCGGGAGTTGCTCCGGATGGAGGCAGACGAGGCGACGGTCGTCCGCGACGGCGAAGAACAGCAGGTGCCACTCGAGGACGTCCAGGTCGGCGACGTGCTCAAGGTGCGGCCGGGTGAGAAGATCCCAACCGACGGGATCGTCCGCGAGGGCCAGAGCGCGGTCGACGAGTCGATGCTGACCGGCGAATCCGTTCCCGTCGAGAAAGGAGAGGGCGACGAGGTCGTCGGCTCGACGATCAACGAGAACGGCGTCTTGCTCGTCGAAGCAACGAAAGTGGGCTCGGAGACGGCGATTCAACAGATCGTCGAACGCGTCAAGGAAGCCCAGTCGCGCCAGCCCGAGATCCAGCGGCTGGTCGACAAGGTGAGCGCCTACTTCGTCCCCGCGGTGATCGCAAACGCCGTCTTCTGGGCGCTCGTGTGGCTCGCGTTCCCCGCACAGCTCGCCGGCTTCGTCGACGCGCTTCCGCACTGGGGGATGGTCGGTGGCGGCCCCGAGGTTGCCCACCCGGTTGGCGACGCGGGCGTTCCGGTCGTCGAGTTCTCGGTCGTCGTCCTCGCTTCCGCGTTGTTGATCGCCTGTCCCTGTGCGCTCGGACTCGCGACGCCGGCGGCGACGATGGTCGGTTCGACGCTCAGCGCCACGAACGGCGTCCTCTTCAAGGGCGGCGACGTCTTAGAGCAGGTTCGGGGTATCGACACCGTCGTCTTCGACAAGACCGGGACGTTGACCCACGGCGAGATGACCCTGACCGACGTCGTCACCCTCGAGCCGACGGCAGACGGCGGCGTCGTACCGGACGGCGGAATACTCACGGAGCGAGCAGAGTCACTCGAAGAGTTCGTCATCGGGGCGGCCGCGACAGCCGAATCCGGCTCCGAACACCCGATCGCACAGGCGATCGTCGAGGGGGCAACCGAGCGCGGCGTCGAGCTGGGTGAGGTCCGGGAGTTCGAGAACGTTCCCGGTCACGGCATCCGTGCCGAGACCGACCGCGGGACGGTCGTGATCGGTCGCCGGAAACTGCTCGCCGAGGAGGGAATCGACCCCGAACCGGCCGAGGAGCCGCTGGAACGGTTAGAGCGCGAGGGGAAGACGGCGATGCCGGTCGCGGTCGACGGTACACTCGTCGGCGTGCTCGCGGTCGCCGACGAGGTCCGCGAGAGCGCCACAGAGACCGTCTCGGCGCTTCGCGAGCGCGACGTCGAGGTCGTGATGCTCACCGGCGACAACGAGCGCACCGCCCGCGCGGTCGCCCGCGAGGTCGGTATCGACGTCGGGAACGTCCGCGCCGAAGTGTTGCCCGAGGACAAGGCCGATCACGTCGACGCCCTGCAGGAAGACGGAAGCCGGGTGATGATGGTTGGCGACGGCGTCAATGACGCGCCCGCGCTAACGGCCGCCCAGGTCGGCGTCGCCATTGGCTCGGGCACCGACGTCGCCTTAGAGTCCGCCGACGTGACCCTGATGCGTGACGATCCGGCCGACGTGCTCAAGGCCGTCCGCATCTCGGAGGCGACCATCTCGAAGGTGCGCCAGAATCTGTTCTGGGCCTTTATCTACAACGCGACGCTGATCCCCATCGCCTCGCTCGGCCTGCTCAACCCGGCGCTCGCTGGCCTGGCGATGGCGACCTCGAGCGTGAGCGTGATGACGAACAGTCTGGTGTTCGCGAAGTACGACCCCCACGAGGACTACCGGCTGGCGGTTCTGAAACCGCTGTCCTGGCTCCGGTCGTGA
- the hisG gene encoding ATP phosphoribosyltransferase → MRIAVPNKGRLHEPTIDLLERAGLHLENGADRKLYAETVDPEVTVLFARAADIPEYVADGAAEMGITGYDQVREAAVDDVAELLDLAFGRCRLVLAAPEDGMIDSVDDLEGGTVATEFPTITREFFDERGVEPDVVEVTGATELTPHVEMADAIVDITSTGTTLAVNRLAIVEEVLSSSVRLFAREEVTGEPKVEEVRTALSSVVAADGKRYLMMNVPEERLEDVRDVIPGLGGPTVMDIANGDDGTVAVHAVVDERDVFETITEVKDRGASGILVTEIERLVE, encoded by the coding sequence ATGCGAATCGCCGTTCCTAACAAGGGCCGCCTGCACGAGCCGACGATCGACCTCTTAGAGCGGGCGGGACTCCATCTCGAGAACGGTGCCGACCGCAAGCTCTACGCGGAGACGGTCGATCCCGAGGTCACCGTTCTCTTCGCCCGTGCGGCTGACATCCCCGAGTACGTCGCCGACGGCGCAGCCGAGATGGGGATCACGGGCTACGACCAGGTCAGGGAAGCCGCCGTCGACGACGTCGCCGAGTTACTCGACCTCGCGTTCGGTCGCTGCCGACTCGTCCTCGCTGCGCCCGAAGACGGCATGATCGACTCCGTCGACGACCTCGAGGGCGGCACCGTCGCGACGGAGTTTCCGACGATCACCCGCGAGTTCTTCGACGAGCGAGGCGTCGAGCCCGACGTCGTCGAGGTCACTGGGGCGACCGAACTCACGCCCCACGTCGAGATGGCCGACGCCATCGTCGACATCACCTCGACGGGGACGACGCTCGCGGTCAACCGGCTGGCGATCGTCGAGGAGGTGCTCTCGAGTTCGGTCCGGCTGTTCGCCCGCGAGGAGGTCACGGGAGAGCCAAAAGTCGAGGAGGTACGGACGGCGCTGTCGTCGGTCGTCGCCGCTGACGGGAAACGGTATCTGATGATGAACGTTCCGGAAGAACGACTCGAGGACGTCCGCGACGTCATCCCCGGGCTCGGCGGGCCGACGGTGATGGACATCGCCAACGGGGACGACGGAACGGTCGCCGTCCACGCAGTCGTCGACGAACGCGACGTCTTCGAGACGATCACCGAGGTCAAAGACCGCGGCGCGAGCGGGATTTTGGTGACCGAGATCGAACGGCTCGTCGAGTGA